One segment of Belonocnema kinseyi isolate 2016_QV_RU_SX_M_011 chromosome 7, B_treatae_v1, whole genome shotgun sequence DNA contains the following:
- the LOC117176704 gene encoding uncharacterized protein LOC117176704: protein MQSEAFPNEVHLLLKNKIVDSKSSLLKLNPFPDQGIIKVGGRLANANVPDSHKHPIVLPKHHHISKIIIRDEHIDRMHAGVNATLYGVRETFWPIDGRNTVRHVVRQCIRCFRAKPSEVKYIMGNLPKNRVSLSRLFTDVGVDYCGPFFIKERRHGNRIKIKTYVSIFVCLATKAVHLELACDLSTEAFLASLKRFLARRGLPNSISPDNATNFVGADRQLRELLSPN from the coding sequence ATGCAATCGGAAGCTTTTCCGAACGAAGTTcatctacttttaaaaaataaaatagtcgacTCCAAAAGTAGCCTTTTAAAACTGAACCCTTTTCCCGACCAAGGAATCATCAAGGTAGGTGGTAGATTGGCAAACGCTAATGTGCCAGATTCTCATAAACATCCCATAGTACTTCCAAAACATCATCAcatttcaaaaatcatcattcGCGATGAACACATTGATCGTATGCATGCCGGGGTTAACGCCACGCTTTATGGTGTTCGCGAAACCTTCTGGCCAATAGACGGCCGTAATACTGTGCGACACGTGGTTCGACAATGTATACGATGCTTTCGAGCGAAACCGAGCGAAGTAAAATATATCATGGGTAACTTGCCAAAAAATCGTGTGTCACTCTCTCGACTGTTTACCGACGTGGGGGTGGATTATTGTGGTCCTTTTTTCATTAAGGAACGCCGACATGGGAATcgcattaaaataaaaacctaTGTTTCAATCTTTGTTTGTCTTGCTACCAAGGCTGTTCATTTAGAACTAGCCTGCGATTTGTCAACCGAGGCCTTTCTGGCTTCTTTAAAGAGATTTCTTGCGCGAAGAGGATTGCCTAACTCAATTTCACCCGACAATGCTACTAACTTCGTCGGTGCTGACAGACAGCTTCGCGAACTCTTATCACCAAATTGA